A window of the Lactuca sativa cultivar Salinas chromosome 5, Lsat_Salinas_v11, whole genome shotgun sequence genome harbors these coding sequences:
- the LOC128126053 gene encoding uncharacterized protein LOC128126053 produces the protein MDHGKAIVDGGVSVEGTSGLLPHEKLKAESELSDSEGNLEPTTPLSLSERDEEDEDVESEVEPEEDPEEEPEEDPEEEPEEDPEEESEGNHVEYHAEQRYETFHMPYVEYTPTSPGTYWERLYKDEMPQTQLEIHSLKRKIEEIDEHRSRLVQENQIRVDAAMKSKRKIQRLEQEVSELRKLTITKLWEGFVAWAKQAKATTYGFLDKVVGREPPQAEVLVIQSGPGDRKAKKIRKYLKEGKRILKYDDIVFKN, from the coding sequence ATGGATCATGGAAAGGCAATCGTCGATGGTGGGGTGTCAGTTGAGGGTACTAGTGGGTTACTTCCCCACGAGAAGTTGAAGGCCGAGTCAGAGCTCTCTGACTCGGAAGGCAATCTGGAACCAACGACCCCACTCAGCCTCTCTGAACGGGATGAAGAAGACGAGGATGTGGAATCCGAGGTGGAGCCCGAAGAAGATCCTGAGGAGGAGCCCGAAGAAGATCCTGAGGAGGAGCCcgaagaagaccccgaggaggaatccgAGGGAAATCACGTGGAGTACCATGCGGAGCAAAGATACGAAACGTTCCATATGCCTTATGTGGAGTACACGCCAACTAGTCCTGGTACCTACTGGGAGCGACTTTATAAAGATGAAATGCCACAGACACAGCTCGAGATTCACAGTTTAAAAAGAAAGATTGAAGAGATAGATGAACATAGGTCAAGGCTCGTACAGGAGAACCAAATAAGGGTTGATGCTGCTATGAAAAGTAAACGCAAGATACAAAGGTTGGAACAGGAGGTGTCAGAGCTAAGGAAACTGACTATCACTAAGTTGTGGGAAGGGTTTGTGGCTTGGGCAAAACAAGCCAAGGCCACGACTTACGGATTCCTAGATAAGGTGGTTGGAAGAGAGCCACCTCAGGCCGAGGTGTTGGTCATTCAAAGTGGTCCCGGAGATCGAAAAGCTAAAAAGATAAGGAAGTACTTGAAGGAGGGAAAGAGAATATTGAAATATGATGACATCGTTTTTAAAAATTAG